The segment TCCGTTTCTCTGCTTGCCCCATCGCTAGCCCTAGTGGGGGCAACGCAGCCGAGTAGAGCAGCCGCTGGGAACCCTGCAGCCCCACGGCGAGGCCATGCAAGAGCGTCCAGGcgggccggagcgacaggacagtgggtagggcgtttgccttgcacacagtcgactaaagttcgatccccggcatcccatatggtcccccaagcaacgccaggggtaattctgagtgctgagccaggagtaacccctgaggatcgctgggtgtgagccaaatagccaataagttaaataaataaatatctttttttttaaaaggagagaacGTCCAGGTGAGGATGGGCACACGTGGCCCTAGCGTGACCCCGCCCACGGCCTCGCCCCCACCGTAACCCCGCCCATCTACAGCCCCGCCCACACAAGGCCCCGCCCATCATACAGGTCCCGCCCATCCGACAGGCCCTGCCTATGTGCTGAATTTCCTCCAGTTCAGAGCTGGCGAAATCCAGTTAAGGAAGCCCTCCTGTTCGAAGCCCCGCCCAAGACAGCCCTGCTCACCACGACCCCGCCCACTAGGCGGCAGGCAGGCCCCGCCTCCAGCCTGGGAAGCCCGCCTTTTGCGGCTCCGCCCACCGCTATACCCCGCCCATCAGGCATGCCCCGCCCATCGCTCTGCTCCCGCGCCGCCGTcaggccctgcccactggccGGGCTGAGGCGGGACGGACGCAGGGCGCATGCGCTGGAGGCCCCGGCGTTGCCGTGGCTACTGGAGACGCGCTCCGCTGGCCCTTGCGCGCGTTTCCGGGGCGAGGCGAGGCCGCAGGAAGTGCGTGGCCGCCGGGGCCATGGCGGCGCTCGGCTTGGGCTGGCTGCTGCTGTGCGCGGCGTGCTGGCCGCCTACCTGGGCCTCGGGCGAGGAGTTCTGGCCCGGCCAGTCGGCGGCCGGGCTCGTGGCGGGGGCGGCGTCCGGTCGGCGGtgagcggggcgggcgggcgggcggcgccgaCCTGTCCCCCGCAGGCACCTGACGTCCGGCGCTGACCTGTCCCCCGCAGGTACCTGCTGTACGACGTGAACCCGCCTGAGGGCTTCAACCTGCGCCGCGACGTCTACATCCGCGTGGCCTCGCTGCTCAAGACGCTGCTGAAGGCCGAGCCCTGGGCGCTCGTGCTGCCGCCCTGGGGCCGCCTCTACCATTGGCAGAGCCCCGACATCCGCCAGGTCCGCATCCCCTGGGCCGACTTCTTCGACCTGCCCAGCCTGGGCCGGAACATCCCGGTGCTCGAGTACGAGCAGTTTATCGCAGGTGAGCGGGCGCTGCGGCAGCGACACCAGCTCCTGTGTCGCCGGGCAGTCACGCCCCTCTCACATGGGGCCAGGGCCGGGCGTTCCCATGGAGGTGTCCAAAGGACACGGTTTCTTCGAATTGGACACACCTGCCTCCCGAGTGCCACCCCACATCCCCTACGCCCACCGAGATGTGTCCCCACGTCCTGACGAATCTCAGGGCACTTGCCCGGCCTTCCCTCGCCAGTCCTGGGTTGCTGCCTCCTCCCTGGTGAGGGACAGGGTTGGGGCTTGGGGATCCCACCGTGCCCCAGCAGCCTCTCGACAGGCAGGTGTGGGACAGCGGATGGCCCTGCTACTCACCCTTGAAGCCTGGGCAGCAGGAGACTGGGTGCCTGGTTGTCCCCTCCCCACAGCCACACAGGGAGGCCTTGGTGCAGTAATGGGAATGCGGGCAGGGCCTGCTCTCCTGGGCCAGTCACTGTCCAGTGCCCAATGCAAACTGGCACATGGCCCTGGGTTGGGGAGAGCTGGGCAGGGGGGACAGGAGACACACGGCGTGTGAGTGGGAGATAGTGGGAGGCTGGGTCCAGGAACGTTCTGGAGAGGTGCGGTCATTTGATGGGTGCTCTTAGGGCCGGGGGAGCCTGGAGGGCACAGTGAGGCAGGGTagcctgtggagaggggcctggggaggaggtGCCACACCCGGACGGCACTTCTCCCTGAGGAGGCCCTGGCCACACGGAGCACTCTCGTCCTTTCAGAGTCGGGCGGGCCCTTCATCGACCAGGTGTACGTGCTGCAGGGCTACGCCGAGGGCTGGAAGGAGGGGTCCTGGGAGGAGAAGGTCGACCAGCGGCCCTGCATCGACCCGCCTCTGTACTCGCAGGACAAGCATGAGTACTACAGGTGGAGCGCCACGGCCTGCCCCAAGCACCCCCCTTTCCTGTCCCACGCACACCCCAGCCCCACGCATGCCCCCGCCTCACGTACCCCATCACCCATAACACCCCTCCCCAGGCACCCCCACCACATTCACACCCAGCTCCATGCacaccccagccccacacacaccactgccCCATGCACACCCCCGCCTCACTCACACCATTGCCCCACTCACACTACCGCCTCACGCACACCCTCACCacccacacatggcagtgcccCACGCATGCCACCACTGCATGCCTTCCTGCCATTGCTGAACACCCACCATTGCCACATGCACACCTGAGGGAGACCTCTGTACCCCAGTTCTCTGAGGCGCCCCTCATGTTCTCTGCATGCAGGCTGGGGGTCTGGCTTATCTCCCTCATAccctgtgtgtggggtgtggccgTGAGAGTGTGGGTGGCAACCCCTAGCCGTGCAGGACGAAGTCCTGCAGACTCTAGTGCTGGATGAGGTTGTGGTGCAGACTCTGGCTCGGGCAGGCGCCTCCCTGAACGCACCTGCCTGCTTATGATTTCCAGAGGCTGGTTTTGGGGCTATGAAGAGACAAGGGGCCTGAATGTCTCCTGCCTGTCGGTCCAAGGATCTGCGTCCATCATCGCCCCTGTGCTCCTGAAAAACACGTCAGCACGGTGGGTGCCTCTGCTGTGTGCATGCAAGGGGTGTGTGGTCAAGTCTGCGCCATGTGTGCACATGAGTGCTCAAGTTTGTGCCACATGCTCATGTATGTGCTTGAGTCTGtgccatgtgtttgtgtgtgcttgagtactgtgtgcacacatgtaggCTTAAGTCTGCTGTGCGCACATGTGTGCTTGAATCTGCTGTGTGCACAGGAATATACTTGAGTGTACTGTGCATGCATGTCCTCAAATTTGCATCATGTGCATTTGTATGTGCTAAAGTCTGTGCACAGGCAGGTTGAGTGTGCACCGTGTACGCACATGTGTGCTCAAGTCTGccatctgtatatgtgtgtgcccaAGTCTGCaccatgtgtgcatgtatatgctcAATCTGCACTGTGTTCGTACGTGTGTGCTCGCTCTTCTGTGTGCACGCAGGTGTGCTGAGTCTGCAGCATGTACACGTGTGCTTTAATCTGCTATGTGCATACGTGTGTGCTCAAATGCATCGTGTGTGTGCTTGAGTCTGCACCATGTGCTGCCATGTGTGCTCAAGTTTGTAccatgtgcacgcatgtgtgctcATCTGtgccatgtgcacacatgtacttAAGTCTGCTGTGAGCCTCAGGTATGTACATGTCTGAGCTCTCGACATGGGAGAACATTTGGGGCAGGTCTCCCCCCATTCTGGAGGCCTGTCCCAGTGCACAGAACTGGGCTGAAGGATACAGCATCCAGGCTTGGGAATGGGAGGAACGTAAGGAAGAGTAGACGAGGTGCCCCGTGGACTCAGGTGTAGAGTCCCCAGCCACACAGATACCTCTAATCTGCAGAGAAATGGGTGGTGGTGCCAAGCACAGCCCCAGGAGATGGTGGTGCTCAGCGACCCCCCGCAGCCCCTGGGGTCGGCCTGTGAAGGTGTGGCCCCATTCCTGGTAGACCCTCCTCCCCCCCGACCGTCATGTGATCCTCACAGGGCCATCCTGTCCATGGTAGAGGTGGTCACCCTGCGGGCAAGGGCCTGCCCTGCCATTCCTCAGGGTGCTAATTCTGGCCGTGTCTGTGCTGTGGACTGAGTGCCCAAGCCCTGGCCCTAGGGTCCCTGCGGAAATAAAGCCAGAGGGAGCCGTGTGCCAGACCTCCTTTCCCCAGGGCCACAGGCTGTCCCGCCCCCGGGGCCCAGAAGAGGTGTTTGGACGTAGGCTGGCCCCTCTGGGCTCCAGCAGCCCCGTCCTCGGCGTCTTACAGGTCAGTAATGCTGGACCGAGCGGAGAACCTGCTCCATGACCACTACGGCGGCAAAGAGTATTGGGATGTGAGTgtgcccctcctccccgcacccctagCGCCTACTCCACACACCTGAGAAACAGTCCAGGGCCTCACGGGCACGGCGTGCCAATCAAACCCTGCCTGTGGCTtaagccccgcccctcgccccgcctTTCCGGGTGCTGCAGGTGCTGGCGGTCTCCTGGGGGTCTTCGGGCGGGGAGTGGCGGGCTTGGGCTCGGACCATTAGAGTGAGCTGTGGCTGGGTCGGGGTTCTCTCCGCTGACCCCGGGAGCCCGGGGCGctgtgcagggggcggggccggggctgcgCGTGCCCTCCGCGTCCCCGACTCCCGGGGTCCTGGGCTGCCTTGTGCCCGCAGACCCGGCGCAGCATGGTCTTCGCCAGGCACCTGCGGGCCGTTGGAGATGAGTTCCGGAGCCGTTTCCTCAACTCATCCGACCTGGCCGACAGCGTCCCCTTCCATGAGGACTGGACGCACATGAAGGTAGGAAGCTGCACGGTAGGGGCAGTGGGCGGGGtcggcggggcagggctgggagggggcgggactggggtgggggcggggtacGGGTGAAGGGGCGTGACCAGAGGGGCggggcagtggtgaaggggcGTGGTCAGAGGCGTTGGTTTCTGTGGCTGCTAATGGTTACTGGTCTGGAGTGTATCGGGCAGGGGCTCAGCTTTCTCTGAAGCTGGGGGTCAGCCCCGGGACCGGGTTTCTGAGAGCGAAGGAGGGACGAGGAAGCCTGGTGGCCTGCACATGTCttcactgcacagtcccctgggCCCCCTTCCTGCTGGACCTCTACGCTGTGTCCTTCCATGCCCAGCTCAGATAAAGGCTCTGGTGATCACCCGCTTCCAGAGCTGAGGCAGCCCCCACCGCAAGGGCACCCGCGGGGAGCTctcagcccctccctcacccctctagGTCCAGCTGGGCTCGGCTCGGGGGGGCCCTTACCTGGGCGTCCACCTGCGGCGAAAGGACTTCATCTGGGGGCACAGGAAGGATGTGCCCAGCCTGGAGGGCGCCGTGAAGCAGATCCGCCAGCTCCTGAAGAAACACAAGCTGCGCCATGTGTTCGTGGCCACCGACGCTGTCCCACAGGGTACCCCTGCGCCCTGCGCCCAGCTGGACACCCCCCGCCCGTGCGGGGCACCCGCTCAGTGCCCCTTCCCCTTGCAGAGCTGGAGGAGCTGAAGCGGCTGCTCCCCGAGATGGTGCGGTTCGAGCCCACGTGGGGGGAGCTGGAGCTGTACAAGGACGGCGGCGTGGCCATCATCGACCAGTGGGTGTGCGCCCACGCCAGGTGCATGCCCgccgctccagccctcaccctcCCTCACCTTCTCCAGCAGGACCCCTGGTCAGGCCAGGGTGACCCCTGTGGTCAGACCGGGCCTCTGTGACCCTGGGACTTTGCTGTGTGGGCTGGCGGCTCTGCGCCCCTTCCCCAGCCAGCCCTGCAGAGGCTGAGCAGTAGACTGTCCCCCTGCCAGTCTGCGAGGCCTGAGGGCCCCCCACCTCTCCTTAGACGCGTGTGCTTGTCCCAAGAGTGCACATGACCCCCCAGGACATCCCAGCACTTCCCACCCAGGCCGCCTTGCACCTCAGCCCCTCAGAAATACAGGCTGGGCCTGTCTGCTGTGCCGTGAGGGggacacatgcacacccacaggCTACTGGTGGGACACTGGGCCTGGCACCAGGTCCCCAAGGCTCCCTGTTGGGTTAGGCCCtgccccatgtgtgtgtgtgagagggagagagagagagagcactgggaGTGGGGCCACTTTGGAGGAGGGGTCAATGTGGAGCCCCAGGAATGGTACCACTGGCCACTTTGCAGGGGACTGCCCCTCAGGAGCCGATGAGAGCCAGGCGGATGGGGGTGTGGGCAGGCTGCACTCCCCCTAACCACAGTGTGTCCCCAGGGTCTTCATCGGCACATCGGTCTCCACGTTCTCCTTCCGCATCCACGAGGAGCGAGAGATCCTGGGCTTTGACCCGAAGACCACATACAACCGCTTCTGTGGGGACCAGGAGGACACATGCGAGCAGCCCACGCACTGGAGGGTCCTGTACTGATCCCATGGCCAGGCAGGTGCAGGCAGTGCAGGCCCCAGGGGCACTGTGGgccaggcaggggtgcagggccacCCCCTCGCTCCCCAAGTCTGTGGGGCTTCCGATGTGCCATGGCCTGCAGCCCGCAGTGGCTGGTGCACCCTGAGCCCCGTGTGTGAGCAGCTGCTTCAGGGCCGGGCCAGCCAGGAGGTACTGACCCCCATCCCGGGCAGCCCCTGACTATAGGGGACAGAGTGGCCGTGGCATGGGAGCTGCCCAGGTGGGGTGGTgcatggaaatatttattttccatttgtataCTTGGCcaataaaatgtgttttctagAAAGCTGCTCCCCTCCCTTGTCTGCAGGGTGATGGCTGACCTGCGTCCTGTGGGGCCGCATAACACCCCCAGCTGACTGGGGCGGGGGGCCTGTGCTTGTGCTTGAGGGCTGAGGCCACAGGGAGGGGTCTCTGAGTGCTCCACTGCCCCCATTCTGGCCCCGTGGCTCTGTGGCCAGCCCAGGGTGGGGGCACCCTGAGGAAGCAGCCGTGCAGCCCCCGGCCATGGGGCCAGCTGCCCTCCCTTGCCCCCtgcactgcccagtgtgggcttggcccagcactgctggtgggtACTGCGGATTCTGAGGCCCAGTGCCTTTTGGTGGTCCCCAGGGCATGCCCTGAAGTCACAGGAAGGGGGCCCAGGCCAGTGACTGCTGTTGTGTTTGGAAGATGCAGGGACTTCCTGCTTGTCCTGGCAGACACTCCCAGAGGGCACAGACAAGAAGGGGTGAGAGCCGTGTTCCGAGCACACCTGTGAGTTCACACTGACTCAGAGATGGCAGTCACGCCCACTCCAGCTTCCCTGGCTCAGAGCAGGTGCCTGCACTGCTCATTTGCCAGGAATGTGGTGACCTGGGCTCTGGGGCACGCCTGTCCTACTTTTCCCTGTACATGCGTGTACTTACAGGCAGCCACTCCACTGAGTGTCCCTGCGTATGCGTGTTTATGGGTTAACAGCCCATGTTTGTGTCTGCACACATGTTCTCACAGGGCAGTGTCCCTGCAGATGTGTTCTTACAGGGTAGTGTTCCTGCACATGTGTGTTCTCACGGGGCAGTGTCCCTGCACACACTTGTTCTTATGGGGCATCtgtcccacctggcagtgctgggggactgtggtgccaggatctTATCTCGGCTCCAGGCTTCTGGGTCTCTCCTGGCCCACAGTGTCATTTTCACTGCTGTCCCCTTCAGGCAATGTTGTGATTTGAAGTGTCAGTTGTCACCTGCGTGCGGCTTTGCTGGGAGAACGCCAGTGCAGACCTCGTGGCGCAGGCCAGAGCTTGGCGCTTTCTCTGCGCAGGGCTTGAACTTCAGAACCTCCCTGCTGGCATCTCCTGAAATGACAGGCATTCGACTTGGCTTCGCAAGGCCCCTAAAACATGGAGACAGTGGACAGACCCTCAGGGTGCCTGGTCTACGTGGGTGACCGACCTGTCATGCCGTGTCTGTTCCTCCAGCCTCCGTGTCCCTCCAGGCGTGGGCGAACGGCCCTGCTCTCTGGCCAGCTGTCCCCAGCAGCCAGGTGAGGCCTGGAGGCAGGACGCCTCCCTGTGtggtgcagggtggggtgaaaTCCAGGGGTCTCAGAGCCCGTCCCAGCCTGGCGACACGCACGCGCACGGCAGCACACACAGACGTGAACGGTGAGCTTTATTGAGGACACTCGCGTCTTTTGTCTAGGGGGACAGCGTCTCATGCTCGTCCGGCTGTGGGCGAGGGCAAGCTCATGCGGTGGTGAGCGTGGCGTTACCAGGGACACGTGGGGACTGGGTGGGCGCCGGGGACTCTGGACGGTCCATCAGTGCTTGCGTCCGGACTTGGACTGCagactccagccccaagatgggaGGAGCTGCGGCAGCTCCCTGCGCCCAGCCCCAGGTGTGGCTGCCGGCGAGTGCACACTTGATCCCAGGCCCCCCGAGACGTGGGGCTGGCCCGGCTCCACCGACGCTGGAAGCTTGGCTGGTCACATGCTCAGTGATCAGAGCCGGGGACCCGTGTGCGGGGGACAGAGGTCCACACAGTGCTGGCCACAGACCCCGGCCTCCCCTGCCACAAAGGGGACAGTCCAGACAAGGAGCGTGGCCACAGCACGGCCAGCAGCCGTGTGCAGACACAGAATTCGGAGACTAGACGCTTGTGGGGAGACTCAGTCCAAATGAAACAATTCACCTTTGATTACAACAAAACTCCAAAACAGGAAGCGACAAGCAGAGTGGCACGAGCGGCTCACAGCCACCCAGCAGCAGTGGGACAGACGCTTGGACTGTGGCCAGGACAGCCCGGGCATCCCACAGTCCCAGTCCTCAGTAGGTGGCGCTCTCGGGCGGGGTGGCTGCCACACCCGGTGCTTCACGATCCTGGGTCTGGCCCGACTGCTCCACCTGACTGGCCTGGGCACGGTGGCTGTGCGGCTCAAGTTCCTCAAGTGACACCTCCATGCGGGATGCAGAAGCTAAGCCCTGGCTCCATGCAGGAGGGGTGAGGGTCCCCCAGAAAGCTGCCACCGCGACCCACTCGCTCTCCCGAAACACAGCCACCTCCCTACCTACTAAGGAAACACccttcctgagcaccacgggaCACACGACCCTCAGCAGGCGCCCAGCACCAGCCTGGCCCGGCAGCCCCTGTGTGGGGGTGGCGACAGGCCGACTGCCACCGAGGGTCGCCCTGGCCCCTGCAACGGCACGCAGCTGTGAGAGGCCCTCCTGCGGAGCGCCCCCATCACCAGGGCCGAGTCCCGGCTCCTCTCCTTCCTGAGTGTGAACCCAAGGCACTGGGGGACATGTGCaggtccccaccctccccacccctgcccggggcCTGTGTGCTGCAGGGCACGGGCAGCCCTGGCTCTCCGGCCACACCCCTTCCTGCCCAGCACCTCCCAGCTCTGCCGCAGGAATGCGGCCTCCAGCAACCGCCTGCTCCACACCTGCCCTGAGCCTCTGCCTCCACACGGAGCAGGGGCGGCGGGAGCGCCGAGTTTCAGTGACCGCCTCCTCAGACCCGTCAGAACACGTGTGACTGTGCCCACACCTCAGAGGCCAGCGAGCCACACCCACGACCAAGCCCAGAGCTGCTCAGAAGCAGCTAGAAGGAGCTGAAGGTTGTGGGCTGAGTCCGGGCCGAGTCCCGGGACGCCGTGCTCGGCGCCCTACTGCAGATCTGCACccacatgcctgtgtgtgcatatctggGAGCTgagcacgtgtgcgtgtgtgtgggtgtgagcacGTGTGTGCTCGCACGTGTGTGGGAGGGGAGCCTACGTTGTGCTGTGTGGCTGTGCGAGAGCTGGGTCGGGCTCGGGTATGCTGGCTGGCGCTGCCTCACTCTCCTCCGTAAAGTGCCCGAGTGCCTGGTAGAACACTTGTGCTCGGAACCACGTTCCTAGCTGC is part of the Sorex araneus isolate mSorAra2 chromosome 2, mSorAra2.pri, whole genome shotgun sequence genome and harbors:
- the POFUT2 gene encoding GDP-fucose protein O-fucosyltransferase 2, with the translated sequence MAALGLGWLLLCAACWPPTWASGEEFWPGQSAAGLVAGAASGRRYLLYDVNPPEGFNLRRDVYIRVASLLKTLLKAEPWALVLPPWGRLYHWQSPDIRQVRIPWADFFDLPSLGRNIPVLEYEQFIAESGGPFIDQVYVLQGYAEGWKEGSWEEKVDQRPCIDPPLYSQDKHEYYRGWFWGYEETRGLNVSCLSVQGSASIIAPVLLKNTSARSVMLDRAENLLHDHYGGKEYWDTRRSMVFARHLRAVGDEFRSRFLNSSDLADSVPFHEDWTHMKVQLGSARGGPYLGVHLRRKDFIWGHRKDVPSLEGAVKQIRQLLKKHKLRHVFVATDAVPQELEELKRLLPEMVRFEPTWGELELYKDGGVAIIDQWVCAHARVFIGTSVSTFSFRIHEEREILGFDPKTTYNRFCGDQEDTCEQPTHWRVLY